One stretch of Brettanomyces nanus chromosome 4, complete sequence DNA includes these proteins:
- a CDS encoding uncharacterized protein (BUSCO:EOG09340NIR) has translation MRIAIEGCCHGNLDQIYSSIKNKDVELLIACGDFQSLRNEADMQCISVPIKYRSMGDFQAYYTGAKKAPVFTIFIGGNHEASNYLEELKYGGFVAPNIYYLGRSGAVWYKGLRIIGWSGIYYSRDFMNIRRDEALPYNRWAIRMVYHYRKDDYMKLRLLNECNDSIVVSHDWPEGIYRWGSLNYLLKKKPFFKKDIEKGELGSPMNRELLEHLRPKYWMAAHLHVGYKVTVDWNKKRQITKVDNKDEIDLDLDLSEEDQDAEKESKPIASVHDTTFLALDKCLPRRHYLEILDVPLTNDKHRSAITESPLYFDLEYISLMQSVEKHKSELDSLEYQEILFPEAEYRDKILAESHQL, from the exons ATGCGGATTGCAATTGAAGGATGCTGTCACGGCAACTTAGACCAGATATACTCAAGTATTAAGAATAAAGATGTTGAACTTCTCATTGCATGCGGAGATTTTCAAAGCTTAAGAAATGAAGCAGATATGCAATGTATTAGTGTGCCTATCAAATACAGATCTATGGGTGACTTTCAAGCTTACTATACGGGAGCAAAGAAAGCACCCGTATTTACAATATTCATTGGCGGAAATCATGAAGCTTCAAAttatcttgaagaattgaaataTGGAGGATTTGTGGCTCCTAATATTTACTATTTGGGAAGGTCAGGAGCTGTCTGGTATAAGGGTCTCAGAATTATAGGTTGGTCGGGAATTTATTACTCGAGAGATTTTATGAATATAAGAAGAGACGAAGCATTACCATACAATCGCTGGGCAATTCGTATGGTGTATCATTATCGAAAAGACGATTATATGAAACTTCGACTATTGAATGAATGCAATGATAGTATAGTAGTATCTCATGATTGGCCGGAAGGTATCTATAGGTGGGGATCGTTGAATTATCTCCTCAAAAAGAAGCCTTTTTTCAAGAAAGACATTGAAAAAGGCGAGTTGGGATCGCCAATGAACAGAGAATTACTTGAGCATCTCAGACCAAAATATTGGATGGCAGCACATTTGCATGTTGGCTATAAAGTAACTGTTGACTGGAACAAAAAGCGCCAAATTACCAAAGTTGACAATAAAGATGAAATAGATTTGGATCTGGATCTAAGcgaagaagatcaagacGCTGAAAAGGAAAGTAAGCCTATTGCTTCAGTGCATGATACCACTTTCTTGGCTCTGGATAAATGTCTACCGAGAAGACACTACCTCGAAATTCTCGATGTTCCATTGACGAACGATAAGCATAGATCCGCAATTACAGAATCGCCGTTGTATTTCGATCTAGAGTATATTTCGTTGATGCAGAGCGTGGAGAAGCATAAAAGCGAACTTGACTCGTTGGAGTATCAAGAAATACTCTTCCCAGAAGCTGAATATCGGGACAAAATCCTTGCTGAGTCACATCAG CTTTGA
- the RCH1 gene encoding Solute carrier rch1 has translation MSVDSRINALQSTHPRLHKLCKFLWKVWMGYWFYIILAIFIVIASFAPNFARAGGLIRAEYSIGYGAVAVIFLGSGLSMKTRDLLQNAFHWRAHLTVMSLEFLITSSIMYGFACAIRAANNPNISVWMLVGIIVTACCPTTVSSNVVMTQKADGNVHLTLCEVFFGNVLGAFITPAMVQLYTQGKWAFANPANGASVTEVYGRVMKQIGLSVFVPLFVGQVLQNLFPKHVKWFYTTFKMGKLGSFMLILIMFSSFSTAFYQHSFTSVSHASIIMICFFNFGIYMFFTVICFLMSRPLFLLTIFKKVPDDQSSLLYRYNYKIFRPFYYNRPDTVSVMLCGGAKTAALGVSLITSQYGSDNSHLGELLVPLVLYQAEQVLAANVLTNWMKSWIHAGPEWKEEQRKKQLEQQVAEEDVEDIADGVVDGPSKKHPQGSVIEHSAELDSSLDFKDDTTKLYSSDPTAVTH, from the coding sequence ATGTCTGTGGATTCCCGAATAAATGCCCTTCAATCCACTCACCCTAGACTGCACAAGTTGTGCAAGTTCCTATGGAAGGTGTGGATGGGCTATTGGTTCTACATCATTCTCGCAATTTTCATTGTGATTGCCAGTTTCGCTCCCAACTTTGCTCGGGCTGGTGGACTTATTAGGGCCGAATACTCCATAGGTTACGGTGCCGTTGCTGTGATTTTCCTTGGTTCTGGTCTCTCCATGAAGACCAGAGATCTTCTGCAAAATGCCTTCCATTGGAGAGCACACCTTACAGTCATGTCTCTAGAGTTCCTAATAACCTCTTCCATAATGTATGGTTTTGCGTGTGCTATTCGGGCCGCTAATAATCCAAACATCTCTGTGTGGATGTTGGTTGGTATCATCGTCACTGCATGTTGTCCTACTACGGTGAGTTCTAACGTTGTCATGACCCAGAAAGCTGACGGTAATGTTCATTTAACTCTCTGTGAGGTCTTTTTCGGTAACGTTTTAGGTGCCTTCATCACTCCAGCTATGGTACAGTTATATACTCAGGGTAAGTGGGCCTTTGCCAACCCTGCTAACGGTGCTTCTGTCACTGAAGTCTATGGTAGAGTCATGAAGCAGATCGGTTTATCAGTGTTCGTGCCCTTGTTTGTTGGTCAGGTGCTTCAAAACTTGTTTCCCAAGCATGTCAAATGGTTCTATACGACGTTCAAGATGGGTAAGTTGGGTTCCTTCATGCTTATTTTGATTAtgttttcttcattttctacTGCTTTCTACCAGCACTCTTTCACTTCTGTTTCGCATGCTTCTATCATCATGATCtgctttttcaacttcGGCATTTACATGTTCTTTACCGTGATATGTTTTTTGATGTCAAGGCCGTTATTTCTTCTCACCATATTCAAGAAAGTCCCCGACGATCAGAGTTCACTATTGTATAGGTACAACTATAAGATCTTCCGACCATTCTACTATAACCGACCTGATACTGTTTCTGTGATGCTTTGTGGCGGTGCTAAGACTGCCGCTCTTGGAGTCTCCCTAATCACTTCCCAGTATGGAAGTGACAACTCTCACTTGGGTGAGTTGTTGGTTCCCTTGGTGCTTTATCAGGCTGAGCAGGTCTTGGCAGCAAATGTTTTAACTAACTGGATGAAAAGTTGGATTCATGCTGGTCCTGAGTGGAAGGAAGAGCAGCGTAAGAAGCAGCTTGAGCAGCAGGTCGCAGAGgaggatgttgaagatatcgCTGACGGTGTTGTCGATGGTCCCAGTAAGAAGCATCCCCAAGGTTCAGTCATCGAGCATTCAGCAGAGCTAGATAGTTCCCTCGATTTTAAAGATGATACTACTAAACTTTATTCTTCAGATCCCACAGCTGTCACTCACTAA